The following coding sequences are from one Nicotiana tabacum cultivar K326 chromosome 1, ASM71507v2, whole genome shotgun sequence window:
- the LOC107785060 gene encoding desiccation-related protein PCC13-62-like, whose amino-acid sequence MRLAQFSALFFLLLQLPSLTYCIEAANHEFFMDCDNNANYHVGKPDVDLLEFPLNLEYLEAEFFLWAAFGRGLDSFSPDLAAGGPPPIGARIAKLSPLIKDVIAQFGFQEVGHLRAIKKTIAGFPRPLLNLTAESFGTIMNDAFGHTLEPPFNPYANDINFLLASYVVPYVGLTGYVGANPKLKSPTAKKLAAGLLGVESGQDAVLRTLLYQRAIEKVEPYGIPVAEFTSQISKLRNKLGHQGLKDEGLIVKPKEGAEGKIKGNVLAGDKHSLAYGRTPEEILRIVYGTGKENKSGGFFPKGGDGRIAKSHLGKIKKSEG is encoded by the exons aTGAGACTAGCTCAGTTTTCTGccctattttttcttcttctacaatTACCAAGTTTAACTTATTGCATTGAAGCTGCTAATCATGAGTTTTTTATGGATTGTGATAATAATGCTAATTATCATGTGGGAAAACCAGATGTGGATTTATTAGAATTTCCACTGAATTTAGAATATTTAGAAGCTGAATTTTTTTTGTGGGCAGCTTTTGGGCGTGGCTTAGATAGCTTCTCACCTGACCTTGCCGCCGGTGGGCCGCCACCAATTGGTGCTAGAATTGCCAAACTTAGCCCTCTTATTAAAGATGTTATTGCCCAGTTTGGTTTCCAAGAAGTTGGTCATTTAAG GGCAATCAAGAAGACAATAGCAGGATTTCCAAGACCATTGCTAAATCTTACTGCAGAGTCATTTGGCACAATTATGAATGATGCATTTGGACATACTCTGGAACCACCTTTCAATCCATACGCTAATGACATTAACTTTCTTCTTGCATCATATGTTGTTCCTTACGTTGGACTCACTGGATATGTTGGAGCTAATCCTAAACTCAAGAGTCCTACTGCTAAAAAG TTAGCAGCAGGATTATTAGGAGTGGAATCAGGGCAAGATGCAGTTCTAAGGACGTTACTATATCAGAGAGCAATAGAGAAGGTGGAACCCTACGGAATACCAGTGGCAGAATTCACGAGCCAAATATCAAAGCTGAGGAACAAGCTAGGACACCAAGGATTGAAAGATGAAGGGCTTATTGTAAAACCAAAGGAAGGTGCTGAAGGGAAGATAAAAGGGAACGTGCTAGCCGGCGACAAACACTCTCTTGCCTACGGTCGGACTCCGGAGGAAATACTCCGGATAGTGTACGGAACCGGAAAAGAAAATAAATCGGGTGGTTTTTTTCCTAAGGGAGGTGACGGTCGGATTGCCAAATCCCATCTCGGAAAAATTAAGAAATCTGAAGGCTAA
- the LOC142164742 gene encoding uncharacterized protein LOC142164742, translated as MVTSWILNSLSKEIADNVEYGNDAVELWKELEDCYEQTKGIRLYQIQKEINDLSQGTLDITTYYTKLKKLWEELTTLNKRIQCSCTCNYGANESMYKAEQDRRLIQFLMGLNEDEKREIRLVSQLSVESTSMNVSTLGQGTFKANFPTHNNYSGIPRNRLICEYFRKPGHSKDRYNKGKRVVAAVQVPNEAVTTKENENKTQDDGRNMNLTEEQYECKAPWKFLLKNQNFVMPR; from the exons ATGGTGACCTCTTGGATCCTAAATTCACTCTCTAAGGAAATCGCAGACAATGTAGAATATGGAAATGATGCTGTTGAGCTTTGGAAAGAACTAGAGGATTGCTATGAACAAACTAAAGGAATTAGGCTGTATCAAATTCAGAAGGAAATCAATGATCTTTCCCAAGGTACTCTTGATATCACTACTTACTATACTAAGTTGAAGAAGCTTTGGGAAGAGCTTACTACTTTGAACAAAAGGATTCAATGTAGTTGCACTTGTAATTATGGTGCAAACGAGAGTATGTACAAAGCTGAGCAAGATAGGAGGCTGATACAGTTCCTTATGGGACTAAATGAG GATGAAAAAAGAGAGATTAGGCTAGTTAGCCAGTTATCTGTTGAGTCAACCTCAATGAATGTGAGTACATTAGGACAGGGGACTTTTAAGGCAAACTTCCCAACACACAACAATTACAGTGGAATTCCTAGAAACAGGCTCATATGTGAATACTTCAGAAAGCCAGGACATAGTAAGGACAG GTACAATAAAGGCAAGAGAGTAGTTGCAGCTGTGCAAGTTCCCAATGAAGCTGTTACCACTAAAGAGAATGAGAACAAAACACAAGATGATGGAAGAAATATGAATTTGACTGAAGAACAGTatgaatgtaaggccccgtggaAATTTTTACTCAAAAACCAGAATTTTGTGATGCCAAGatag